From Solea senegalensis isolate Sse05_10M linkage group LG19, IFAPA_SoseM_1, whole genome shotgun sequence, the proteins below share one genomic window:
- the LOC122784673 gene encoding NACHT, LRR and PYD domains-containing protein 12-like isoform X4, producing MIWCRGWPTSAQDPDEGWTQRMDKKPLDDVYIDLCVTYGSVVNINTQHEVRQIEMALREPEQTEEPVQISDIFKHPSGKNTPVRTVLTNGIAGIGKTFLVYKFILDWAEGRSNQDVHLIFPFTFRQLNLLKGERFCFAELIHECIRETKDITEEDLNGIFTTLQASGNTNYNKSKFKLLFVLDGLDESHLQLDFTTDKNPSIDVTQAVSVEVLLTGLIKGELLPSARIWITSRPAAASQIPLDFVDIMTEVRGFSDPQKEEYFNKRFHNDELGGRIVSHIKASRSLHIMCHIPVFCWITATVLGEMLKTSVRELPKTLTELYVVFLVFQIRQTKEKYGTEESVQYIQSLSKLAFRQMEKGNLIFYEKDLKESDLDFDKASVYSGVFTQIFKREHRWRKDRDEDKMFSFVHLSIQEFLAAVYVVQSYINRNKNVMLQLLKVQSMQRIFSKPSIASIQRMAVDKALDSPDGHLDLFLRFLLGLFMEANQKRLQALFKQTIITSAANQETVQYIKEKIRENPSAERCINLFHCLNELNDHSLVEEVQQYLSSGSLSSKNLSPAQWSALVFILLSSEKDIDVFDLRKYTATEGGLLKLLPVVGNSTVFFLSGCNLSEKSCEALASVLSSQSSRLRELDLSNNDLQDSGVKLISVGLESPHCRLETLRLSGCKLSWRSVEALSSALSSPSTRVRNLDFSNNDLQDAGVELLSAALTSHCCQLEMLRLDVCNLSERSCEDLASVLSSHSSGLRELDLSNNDLQDSGVKLISVGLKSPHCGLERLRLSGCLVTEEGCASLAFALSSNPSHLKDLDLSYNHPGASGVTLLSAGLTDPQWRLNTLRVDPSGIRWLKPGLKKYACEITLDPNTANEYLSLSEDNKTVTLVRERQPYPEHPQRFHHWKQLLCTNSLTDRCYWEVERKGWVSVGVAYRGISRRGADCCLGLNESSWSMFCSPKHNYSAFTGGRMQGCVRTPVPISDRVSVYVDWPAGTVSFYRLSSDKWIHLHTFHSTFTEPLCPAFGFEHLIRFDSTVSLCQMKEGESPTTDQHCSSSQVHATRLSES from the exons ATGATCTGGTGCAGAGGTTGGCCAACGTCGGCTCAGGACCCAGac GAAGGATGGACACAAAGGATGGATAAAAAACCGCTGGACGACGTCTACATAGACCTGTGCGTCACATATGGGAGCGTTGTGAACATCAACACCCAGCATGAGGTGCGGCAAATTGAGATGGCATTAAGAGAACCCGAGCAAACAGAGGAACCGGTCCAAATCAGTGATATCTTCAAACACCCATCTGGAAAAAACACACCTGTAAGAACAGTGTTGACCAACGGAATAGCAGGAATTGGCAAAACATTCCTTGTATATAAGTTCATTCTGGACTGGGCGGAGGGAAGATCAAATCAAGATGTGCACCTCATATTCCCCTTCACCTTCCGCCAGCTGAATTTATTGAAGGGGGAGAGGTTTTGCTTTGCTGAACTTATTCATGAGTGCATCAGGGAAACCAAGGACATTACGGAGGAAGACCTGAATGGAATCTTCACAACGCTGCAGGCTTCAGGAAACACCAACTACAACAAGAGTAAATTCAAACTACTGTTCGTACTTGATGGTTTGGATGAAAGTCACCTGCAGCTGGACTTCACGACTGACAAAAATCCCTCTATCGACGTGACACAGGCGGTCAGCGTAGAAGTTCTACTGACAGGCCTCATCAAGGGTGAACTGCTTCCTTCTGCTCGCATTTGGATTACCTCACGACCAGCAGCAGCCAGTCAGATCCCTCTTGACTTTGTTGACATCATGACAGAGGTGAGAGGATTCAGTGATCCGCAGAAGGAGGAGTACTTCAACAAGAGATTCCACAATGACGAGCTTGGTGGAAGAATCGTCTCCCACATCAAAGCGTCACGGAGCCTCCACATAATGTGCCacatcccagtcttctgctggatcactgcTACAGTTCTGGGGGAAATGTTGAAAACCAGTGTTAGagagctgcccaagaccctgactgaGTTGTATGTGGTGTTCTTAGTGTTTCAGATAAGACAGACAAAGGAGAAGTACGGCACGGAGGAGAGCGTCCAGTACATCCAGTCGCTCTCAAAACTGGCTTTCCGACAGATGGAAAAGGGGAACCTCATCTTTTATGAAAAAGATCTCAAAGAGAGTGACCTTGATTTTGACAAAGCCTCGGTGTACTCAGGAGTGTTCACGCAGATCTTTAAAAGAGAACACCGGTGGAGGAAGGACAGGGATGAGGACAAGATGTTCAGCTTTGTCCATCTGAGTATTCAGGAGTTTTTGGCCGCGGTCTACGTGGTGCAGTCATATATcaatagaaacaaaaatgtaatgttgcaACTACTCAAGGTCCAGAGCATGCAGAGGATTTTCAGCAAACCGTCAATAGCTTCGATCCAAAGAATGGCAGTGGACAAGGCCTTGGACAGTCCAGATGGACACCTGGACTTATTCCTGCGCTTCCTTCTGGGTCTCTTCATGGAGGCAAATCAAAAACGTCTTCAAGCGCTGTTCAAACAGACAATTATCACGTCAGCAGCCAATCAAGAAACAGTGCAATACATTAAGGAAAAGATCCGGGAGAATCCATCTGCAGAGAGATGCATCAACCTGTTTCACTGTCTGAATGAGCTGAATGACCACTCTTTAGTGGAGGAGGTCCAACAGTATCTGAGTTCAGGAAGTCTGTCCAGTAAAAATCTGTCTCCTGCTCAGTGGTCAGCTTTGGTCTTCATCCTGCTGTCATCAGAGAAAGACATAGACGTGTTTGACCTCAGGAAGTACACAGCTACAGAGGGAGGTCTCCTCAAGCTGCTTCCTGTGGTCGGGAACTCGACTGTTTTCTT TCTGAGTGGCTGTAACCTGTCAGAGAAGAGCTGTGAAGCTCTGGCTTCAGTTCTCAGCTCCCAGTCCTCTCGTCTGAGAGAGCTGGACCTCAGTAACAACGACCTGCAGGACTCAGGAGTGAAGCTGATCTCAGTGGGACTGGAGAGTCCTCACTGTAGACTGGAAACCCTCAG GCTGAGTGGCTGTAAACTGTCGTGGAGAAGCGTTGAGGCCCTGTCCTCAGCCCTCAGCTCACCGTCCACCCGTGTGAGGAACCTGGACTTCAGCAACAATGACCTGCAGGACGCAGGAGTggagctgctgtctgctgcgcTGACGAGCCACTGCTGTCAACTGGAAATGCTCAG GTTGGATGTCTGTAACCTGTCAGAGAGGAGCTGTGAAGACCTGGCTTCAGTTCTCAGCTCCCACTCCTCTGGTCTGAGGGAgctggacctgagtaacaatgACCTGCAGGACTCAGGAGTGAAGCTGATCTCAGTGGGattgaagagtcctcactgtggACTGGAACGTCTCAG gttatCAGGTTGCCTAGTGACAGAAGAAGGCTGTGCTTCTCTGGCCTTCGCTCTCAGCTCCAACCCTTCCCATCTGAAAGATCTGGACCTGAGCTACAATCACCCAGGAGCCTCAGGAGTGacactgctctctgctggacTCACGGACCCACAGTGGAGACTGAACACTCTCCG agtgGATCCCAGCGGCATCCGCTGGTTGAAACCTGGTCTGAAgaagt ATGCATGTGAAATCACCTTGGACCCAAACACAGCAAACGAAtacctctctctgtctgaggACAACAAGACGGTGACACTGGTGAGGGAGAGGCAGCCGTATCCCGAGCACCCACAGAGATTCCATCACTGGAAACAGCTGCTGTGCACCAACAGTCTGACTGACCGCTGTTACTGGGAGGTAGAGAGGAAAGGGTGGGTGTCCGTGGGAGTGGCTTACAGAGGAATCAGTAGAAGAGGCGCTGACTGCTGCCTTGGGCTTAATGAGAGTTCTTGGAGCATGTTCTGCTCTCCAAAACACAACTACTCTGCCTTCACTGGTGGAAGAATGCAAGGGTGTGTGCGCACCCCCGTCCCGATATCTGACAGAGTGTCAGTGTATGTGGACTGGCCTGCCGGGACCGTGTCCTTCTACAGACTGTCCTCTGACAAATGGATCCATCTCCACACCTTTCACAGCACATTCACTGAACCTCTCTGCCCTGCATTTGGTTTTGAGCATCTGATCAGGTTTGACtccacagtgtctctgtgtcagatGAAGGAAGGAGAGTCGCCTACAACAGACCAACACTGCTCCTCCAGCCAAGTTCACGCAACAAGACTTTCAGAGTCGTAG
- the LOC122784673 gene encoding NACHT, LRR and PYD domains-containing protein 12-like isoform X5, translated as MMFPTLVRLKEGWTQRMDKKPLDDVYIDLCVTYGSVVNINTQHEVRQIEMALREPEQTEEPVQISDIFKHPSGKNTPVRTVLTNGIAGIGKTFLVYKFILDWAEGRSNQDVHLIFPFTFRQLNLLKGERFCFAELIHECIRETKDITEEDLNGIFTTLQASGNTNYNKSKFKLLFVLDGLDESHLQLDFTTDKNPSIDVTQAVSVEVLLTGLIKGELLPSARIWITSRPAAASQIPLDFVDIMTEVRGFSDPQKEEYFNKRFHNDELGGRIVSHIKASRSLHIMCHIPVFCWITATVLGEMLKTSVRELPKTLTELYVVFLVFQIRQTKEKYGTEESVQYIQSLSKLAFRQMEKGNLIFYEKDLKESDLDFDKASVYSGVFTQIFKREHRWRKDRDEDKMFSFVHLSIQEFLAAVYVVQSYINRNKNVMLQLLKVQSMQRIFSKPSIASIQRMAVDKALDSPDGHLDLFLRFLLGLFMEANQKRLQALFKQTIITSAANQETVQYIKEKIRENPSAERCINLFHCLNELNDHSLVEEVQQYLSSGSLSSKNLSPAQWSALVFILLSSEKDIDVFDLRKYTATEGGLLKLLPVVGNSTVFFLSGCNLSEKSCEALASVLSSQSSRLRELDLSNNDLQDSGVKLISVGLESPHCRLETLRLSGCKLSWRSVEALSSALSSPSTRVRNLDFSNNDLQDAGVELLSAALTSHCCQLEMLRLDVCNLSERSCEDLASVLSSHSSGLRELDLSNNDLQDSGVKLISVGLKSPHCGLERLRLSGCLVTEEGCASLAFALSSNPSHLKDLDLSYNHPGASGVTLLSAGLTDPQWRLNTLRVDPSGIRWLKPGLKKYACEITLDPNTANEYLSLSEDNKTVTLVRERQPYPEHPQRFHHWKQLLCTNSLTDRCYWEVERKGWVSVGVAYRGISRRGADCCLGLNESSWSMFCSPKHNYSAFTGGRMQGCVRTPVPISDRVSVYVDWPAGTVSFYRLSSDKWIHLHTFHSTFTEPLCPAFGFEHLIRFDSTVSLCQMKEGESPTTDQHCSSSQVHATRLSES; from the exons ATGATGT TCCCAACATTAGTCAGACTGAAG GAAGGATGGACACAAAGGATGGATAAAAAACCGCTGGACGACGTCTACATAGACCTGTGCGTCACATATGGGAGCGTTGTGAACATCAACACCCAGCATGAGGTGCGGCAAATTGAGATGGCATTAAGAGAACCCGAGCAAACAGAGGAACCGGTCCAAATCAGTGATATCTTCAAACACCCATCTGGAAAAAACACACCTGTAAGAACAGTGTTGACCAACGGAATAGCAGGAATTGGCAAAACATTCCTTGTATATAAGTTCATTCTGGACTGGGCGGAGGGAAGATCAAATCAAGATGTGCACCTCATATTCCCCTTCACCTTCCGCCAGCTGAATTTATTGAAGGGGGAGAGGTTTTGCTTTGCTGAACTTATTCATGAGTGCATCAGGGAAACCAAGGACATTACGGAGGAAGACCTGAATGGAATCTTCACAACGCTGCAGGCTTCAGGAAACACCAACTACAACAAGAGTAAATTCAAACTACTGTTCGTACTTGATGGTTTGGATGAAAGTCACCTGCAGCTGGACTTCACGACTGACAAAAATCCCTCTATCGACGTGACACAGGCGGTCAGCGTAGAAGTTCTACTGACAGGCCTCATCAAGGGTGAACTGCTTCCTTCTGCTCGCATTTGGATTACCTCACGACCAGCAGCAGCCAGTCAGATCCCTCTTGACTTTGTTGACATCATGACAGAGGTGAGAGGATTCAGTGATCCGCAGAAGGAGGAGTACTTCAACAAGAGATTCCACAATGACGAGCTTGGTGGAAGAATCGTCTCCCACATCAAAGCGTCACGGAGCCTCCACATAATGTGCCacatcccagtcttctgctggatcactgcTACAGTTCTGGGGGAAATGTTGAAAACCAGTGTTAGagagctgcccaagaccctgactgaGTTGTATGTGGTGTTCTTAGTGTTTCAGATAAGACAGACAAAGGAGAAGTACGGCACGGAGGAGAGCGTCCAGTACATCCAGTCGCTCTCAAAACTGGCTTTCCGACAGATGGAAAAGGGGAACCTCATCTTTTATGAAAAAGATCTCAAAGAGAGTGACCTTGATTTTGACAAAGCCTCGGTGTACTCAGGAGTGTTCACGCAGATCTTTAAAAGAGAACACCGGTGGAGGAAGGACAGGGATGAGGACAAGATGTTCAGCTTTGTCCATCTGAGTATTCAGGAGTTTTTGGCCGCGGTCTACGTGGTGCAGTCATATATcaatagaaacaaaaatgtaatgttgcaACTACTCAAGGTCCAGAGCATGCAGAGGATTTTCAGCAAACCGTCAATAGCTTCGATCCAAAGAATGGCAGTGGACAAGGCCTTGGACAGTCCAGATGGACACCTGGACTTATTCCTGCGCTTCCTTCTGGGTCTCTTCATGGAGGCAAATCAAAAACGTCTTCAAGCGCTGTTCAAACAGACAATTATCACGTCAGCAGCCAATCAAGAAACAGTGCAATACATTAAGGAAAAGATCCGGGAGAATCCATCTGCAGAGAGATGCATCAACCTGTTTCACTGTCTGAATGAGCTGAATGACCACTCTTTAGTGGAGGAGGTCCAACAGTATCTGAGTTCAGGAAGTCTGTCCAGTAAAAATCTGTCTCCTGCTCAGTGGTCAGCTTTGGTCTTCATCCTGCTGTCATCAGAGAAAGACATAGACGTGTTTGACCTCAGGAAGTACACAGCTACAGAGGGAGGTCTCCTCAAGCTGCTTCCTGTGGTCGGGAACTCGACTGTTTTCTT TCTGAGTGGCTGTAACCTGTCAGAGAAGAGCTGTGAAGCTCTGGCTTCAGTTCTCAGCTCCCAGTCCTCTCGTCTGAGAGAGCTGGACCTCAGTAACAACGACCTGCAGGACTCAGGAGTGAAGCTGATCTCAGTGGGACTGGAGAGTCCTCACTGTAGACTGGAAACCCTCAG GCTGAGTGGCTGTAAACTGTCGTGGAGAAGCGTTGAGGCCCTGTCCTCAGCCCTCAGCTCACCGTCCACCCGTGTGAGGAACCTGGACTTCAGCAACAATGACCTGCAGGACGCAGGAGTggagctgctgtctgctgcgcTGACGAGCCACTGCTGTCAACTGGAAATGCTCAG GTTGGATGTCTGTAACCTGTCAGAGAGGAGCTGTGAAGACCTGGCTTCAGTTCTCAGCTCCCACTCCTCTGGTCTGAGGGAgctggacctgagtaacaatgACCTGCAGGACTCAGGAGTGAAGCTGATCTCAGTGGGattgaagagtcctcactgtggACTGGAACGTCTCAG gttatCAGGTTGCCTAGTGACAGAAGAAGGCTGTGCTTCTCTGGCCTTCGCTCTCAGCTCCAACCCTTCCCATCTGAAAGATCTGGACCTGAGCTACAATCACCCAGGAGCCTCAGGAGTGacactgctctctgctggacTCACGGACCCACAGTGGAGACTGAACACTCTCCG agtgGATCCCAGCGGCATCCGCTGGTTGAAACCTGGTCTGAAgaagt ATGCATGTGAAATCACCTTGGACCCAAACACAGCAAACGAAtacctctctctgtctgaggACAACAAGACGGTGACACTGGTGAGGGAGAGGCAGCCGTATCCCGAGCACCCACAGAGATTCCATCACTGGAAACAGCTGCTGTGCACCAACAGTCTGACTGACCGCTGTTACTGGGAGGTAGAGAGGAAAGGGTGGGTGTCCGTGGGAGTGGCTTACAGAGGAATCAGTAGAAGAGGCGCTGACTGCTGCCTTGGGCTTAATGAGAGTTCTTGGAGCATGTTCTGCTCTCCAAAACACAACTACTCTGCCTTCACTGGTGGAAGAATGCAAGGGTGTGTGCGCACCCCCGTCCCGATATCTGACAGAGTGTCAGTGTATGTGGACTGGCCTGCCGGGACCGTGTCCTTCTACAGACTGTCCTCTGACAAATGGATCCATCTCCACACCTTTCACAGCACATTCACTGAACCTCTCTGCCCTGCATTTGGTTTTGAGCATCTGATCAGGTTTGACtccacagtgtctctgtgtcagatGAAGGAAGGAGAGTCGCCTACAACAGACCAACACTGCTCCTCCAGCCAAGTTCACGCAACAAGACTTTCAGAGTCGTAG